In a single window of the Notamacropus eugenii isolate mMacEug1 chromosome 4, mMacEug1.pri_v2, whole genome shotgun sequence genome:
- the LOC140498121 gene encoding olfactory receptor 7A10-like produces the protein MGQENQTHVLEFLLLGLSEKPEQQVPLFGLFLGMYIVTVVGNLIIMLSIGSDSHLHTPMYFFLSNLSFVDLGLVSTIVPKMLLNILTHSKIISFAGCLTQMYFFLVFILLDNFLLTVMAYDRFVAICHPLHYVTIMNPRICGLLVLISWTVSLLNSILHTLLMTWLSFCTERELPHFFCDITQVIKLSCSDTLINYIFRYSAAVLLIVVPLTGILFSYGQICSSLMRIPSARGKYKAFSTCGSHLSVVSLFYGTGLGVYLSYSATHSTPKTSVASVMYSVITPMLNPFIYSMRNKDIKDAMRTVISKMPPSH, from the coding sequence ATGGGACAAGAAAACCAAACACATGTATTAGAATTCCTCCTCCTGGGACTTTCTGAGAAGCCAGAGCAGCAGGTGCCTCTCTTTGGACTCTTCCTCGGCATGTACATTGTCACTGTGGTTGGAAACCTTATCATCATGTTGTCCATTGGCTCTGACTCCCATCTCCACACACCAATGTACTTCTTCCTCTCTAATCTGTCTTTTGTTGATCTTGGTCTGGTATCCACTATAGTCCCCAAGATGCTACTGAACATCCTAACACACAGTAAGATTATCTCGTTTGCAGGATGTCTTACCCAAAtgtatttctttctggtttttattcttttagataaCTTTCTCCTCACTGTGATGGCCTATGACCGTTTTGTGGCCATCTGTCACCCTCTGCACTATGTCACCATAATGAATCCACGGATTTGTGGCCTCCTGGTTCTGATCTCGTGGACTGTTAGTCTTCTAAATTCCATTCTCCACACTTTACTGATGACGTGGCTTTCCTTCTGTACTGAACGTGAACTTCCTCATTTTTTCTGTGATATTACTCAGGTTATAAAGCTCTCTTGTTCTGATACCCTCATCAATTATATCTTCAGGTATTCTGCAGCTGTTCTGCTGATTGTTGTCCCCCTCACAGGGATCCTTTTCTCTTATGGTCAGATATGTTCCTCCTTAATGAGAATCCCATCTGCTAGGGGAAAATATAAAGCCTTTTCCACCTGTGGGTCTCACCTCTCTGTTGTTTCATTATTCTatggcactggacttggagtataTCTGAGTTACTCAGCTACCCATTCCACCCCGAAGACCTCAGTTGCCTCAGTGATGTATTCTGTGATCACCCCCATGCTGAACCCCTTCATCTACAGTATGAGGAACAAGGATATAAAAGATGCCATGAGGACAGTTATTAGCAAAATGCCCCCCTCTCATTGA
- the LOC140498122 gene encoding olfactory receptor 7A10-like isoform X3, whose translation MTILFMGQENQTHVLEFLLLGLSEKPEQQVPLFGLFLGMYIVTVVGNLIIMLSIGSDSHLHTPMYFFLSNLSFVDLGLVSTIVPKMLLNILTHSKIISFAGCLTQMYFFLVFILLDNFLLTVMAYDRFVAICHPLHYVTIMNPRICGLLVLISWTVSLLNSTLHTLLMTWLSFCTERELPHFFCDITQVIKLSCSDPLINNIFAYAATVLLTLVPFIGILYSYGQICSSLLRIPSARGKYKAFSTCGSHLSVVSLFYDTAFGVYLSSSATHSSWKTSLASVMYSVITPMLNPFIYSMRNKDIKDAIRRIISKISPFY comes from the coding sequence ATTCATGGGACAAGAAAACCAAACACATGTATTAGAATTCCTCCTCCTGGGACTTTCTGAGAAGCCAGAGCAGCAGGTGCCTCTCTTTGGACTCTTCCTCGGCATGTACATTGTCACTGTGGTTGGAAACCTTATCATCATGTTGTCCATTGGCTCTGACTCCCATCTCCACACACCAATGTACTTCTTCCTTTCTAATCTGTCCTTTGTTGATCTTGGTCTGGTATCCACTATAGTCCCCAAGATGCTACTGAACATCCTAACACACAGTAAGATTATCTCGTTTGCAGGATGTCTTACCCAAAtgtatttctttctggtttttattcttttagataaCTTTCTCCTCACTGTGATGGCCTATGACCGTTTTGTGGCCATCTGTCACCCTCTGCACTATGTCACCATAATGAATCCACGGATTTGTGGCCTCCTGGTTCTGATCTCATGGACTGTTAGTCTTCTAAACTCTACTCTCCACACTTTACTGATGACGTGGCTTTCCTTCTGTACTGAACGTGAACTTCCTCATTTTTTCTGTGATATTACTCAGGTTATAAAGCTCTCTTGTTCTGATCCCCTCATCAATAACATCTTTGCATATGCTGCAACTGTTCTGCTGACTCTTGTCCCCTTCATAGGGATCCTTTACTCTTATGGTCAGATATGTTCCTCCTTATTGAGAATCCCATCTGCTAGGGGAAAATATAAAGCCTTTTCTACCTGTGGATCTCACCTCTCTGTGGTTTCATTGTTCTATGACACAGCATTTGGAGTATATCTGAGTTCCTCAGCTACCCACTCTTCCTGGAAGACCTCACTTGCCTCAGTGATGTATTCTGTGATCACCCCCATGCTGAACCCCTTCATCTACAGCATGAGGAACAAGGATATAAAAGATGCCATAAGGAGAATTATTAGCAAAATATCCCCCTTTTACTGA
- the LOC140498122 gene encoding olfactory receptor 7A10-like isoform X2, translating to MKCLYFLFRFLPHLYPCRYTRFMGQENQTHVLEFLLLGLSEKPEQQVPLFGLFLGMYIVTVVGNLIIMLSIGSDSHLHTPMYFFLSNLSFVDLGLVSTIVPKMLLNILTHSKIISFAGCLTQMYFFLVFILLDNFLLTVMAYDRFVAICHPLHYVTIMNPRICGLLVLISWTVSLLNSTLHTLLMTWLSFCTERELPHFFCDITQVIKLSCSDPLINNIFAYAATVLLTLVPFIGILYSYGQICSSLLRIPSARGKYKAFSTCGSHLSVVSLFYDTAFGVYLSSSATHSSWKTSLASVMYSVITPMLNPFIYSMRNKDIKDAIRRIISKISPFY from the coding sequence ATGAAgtgcttgtattttctttttaggtTCTTACCACATCTTTATCCTTGTAGATACACCAGATTCATGGGACAAGAAAACCAAACACATGTATTAGAATTCCTCCTCCTGGGACTTTCTGAGAAGCCAGAGCAGCAGGTGCCTCTCTTTGGACTCTTCCTCGGCATGTACATTGTCACTGTGGTTGGAAACCTTATCATCATGTTGTCCATTGGCTCTGACTCCCATCTCCACACACCAATGTACTTCTTCCTTTCTAATCTGTCCTTTGTTGATCTTGGTCTGGTATCCACTATAGTCCCCAAGATGCTACTGAACATCCTAACACACAGTAAGATTATCTCGTTTGCAGGATGTCTTACCCAAAtgtatttctttctggtttttattcttttagataaCTTTCTCCTCACTGTGATGGCCTATGACCGTTTTGTGGCCATCTGTCACCCTCTGCACTATGTCACCATAATGAATCCACGGATTTGTGGCCTCCTGGTTCTGATCTCATGGACTGTTAGTCTTCTAAACTCTACTCTCCACACTTTACTGATGACGTGGCTTTCCTTCTGTACTGAACGTGAACTTCCTCATTTTTTCTGTGATATTACTCAGGTTATAAAGCTCTCTTGTTCTGATCCCCTCATCAATAACATCTTTGCATATGCTGCAACTGTTCTGCTGACTCTTGTCCCCTTCATAGGGATCCTTTACTCTTATGGTCAGATATGTTCCTCCTTATTGAGAATCCCATCTGCTAGGGGAAAATATAAAGCCTTTTCTACCTGTGGATCTCACCTCTCTGTGGTTTCATTGTTCTATGACACAGCATTTGGAGTATATCTGAGTTCCTCAGCTACCCACTCTTCCTGGAAGACCTCACTTGCCTCAGTGATGTATTCTGTGATCACCCCCATGCTGAACCCCTTCATCTACAGCATGAGGAACAAGGATATAAAAGATGCCATAAGGAGAATTATTAGCAAAATATCCCCCTTTTACTGA